Proteins from one Methanococcus maripaludis C5 genomic window:
- a CDS encoding MFS transporter yields MKEKMNGIYVLWITIFVTMLGIGLISPLLAIFAKSYGLSNFQIGLIFGSFALARTIFQLPAGTLSDNYGKKVFLVGGTFLYGVTTLFYGLVSGFASILLVRTFTGVFSAFVNPIAGSYIAQISPKSKLGEYMGVFNSAIALGFGVGPLLGGLLADMYGFLVPFYVGGFLGIIASIIAYFKLDEGPKPLEKQKLAWKNLFSLEFLKMRNFSAAFIINIALTISRGAILAYLAIYAYDYGISAFKIGAMLAAMNFVLAVTQKKFGKIFDEKGNSIILHGIFIGNLGMFVLAMSTSFTAMFISLIIASIGASMSTPGINSIAIRDIPHERKGEAMGLYTASINVGIFSGAVLLGYISDIVGISNMYKIGAVFSFLISYLAYISIKK; encoded by the coding sequence ATGAAAGAAAAAATGAACGGTATTTACGTTTTATGGATCACAATTTTTGTGACGATGCTCGGTATCGGGCTGATTTCGCCACTTCTCGCGATATTTGCAAAGTCATACGGATTATCAAATTTTCAGATCGGGCTGATTTTTGGCTCATTTGCACTAGCTAGAACGATTTTTCAGCTTCCTGCAGGAACTTTGTCTGATAATTACGGAAAAAAAGTATTTTTGGTTGGCGGAACCTTTCTTTATGGGGTAACTACTTTATTTTATGGTCTGGTATCGGGATTTGCAAGTATATTATTAGTTAGGACATTTACGGGGGTTTTTTCTGCATTTGTAAATCCCATTGCTGGGTCATATATCGCACAGATTTCTCCGAAATCAAAACTTGGAGAATATATGGGGGTATTTAATTCTGCCATAGCTCTTGGTTTTGGAGTTGGCCCACTACTTGGCGGGCTACTTGCAGACATGTATGGATTTTTGGTTCCTTTTTATGTAGGGGGATTTTTAGGGATAATTGCATCAATAATAGCATATTTTAAACTGGATGAAGGTCCCAAACCTCTGGAAAAACAAAAACTAGCATGGAAAAATTTATTTTCACTAGAATTTTTAAAAATGAGAAATTTTAGCGCAGCATTTATCATAAATATTGCACTAACAATTTCAAGAGGCGCGATTCTTGCATATCTGGCAATCTACGCTTATGATTACGGAATTTCTGCATTTAAAATCGGAGCAATGCTCGCAGCAATGAATTTTGTTCTCGCAGTAACTCAGAAAAAATTCGGAAAAATTTTCGACGAAAAAGGAAACAGCATAATATTACACGGAATTTTCATTGGTAATTTGGGAATGTTTGTTCTTGCAATGTCCACATCATTCACTGCAATGTTTATTTCATTGATTATTGCATCGATCGGAGCTTCAATGAGTACTCCTGGAATAAATTCAATTGCAATTCGAGATATTCCTCATGAAAGAAAAGGAGAAGCAATGGGACTTTACACCGCAAGTATAAATGTCGGAATCTTTTCTGGAGCAGTACTGCTTGGATATATCTCAGATATCGTTGGAATCTCAAACATGTATAAAATAGGGGCAGTATTTTCCTTTTTAATAAGTTATCTTGCATATATTTCTATAAAAAAATAA
- a CDS encoding cation:proton antiporter — protein MEISWVLFTIGIAIIFGKLGDHLMNRLGFPGVLGEMLMGMLIGNLVFFGLVSPDHLTIHNNEVFDFLSRLGIIFLLFLGGLDTDLSVLKKTGKIATVSTVFGVLVPLVMGYFAMLYMGYSSVESFAGGVVLTATSIGITVRVMMDLGVLKSEVGAASLSASIMDDFLGIMLIIFAVGSGSILGLLGKFAIFFIITGFLAMKFVNKFISFSEKLHVEKGILSLAIAVMFLFSFLAENWFEAAIEGSFMAGLVLSRTPEGKNLIEDVKTIGYSILIPLFFVYTGASLNLTIFGDFDALYLALVLTAIAIVSKVVGRGFGARIMGWNMKKSLQMGIGSIPRAEIALINLMVAIHAGVISESNVGKFIAATMIFITISIISTPPLLKWAFAEESEI, from the coding sequence ATGGAAATTAGCTGGGTGTTGTTTACCATCGGTATTGCGATAATTTTTGGTAAACTTGGTGACCACCTGATGAATAGATTGGGATTTCCGGGCGTTCTCGGCGAAATGCTTATGGGGATGCTAATTGGAAATCTGGTATTTTTTGGATTAGTAAGTCCTGATCATCTCACAATTCACAATAACGAAGTTTTTGATTTTTTATCTAGACTCGGGATTATATTCTTGTTATTTTTAGGTGGGCTTGACACAGATTTATCAGTTTTAAAGAAAACTGGCAAAATTGCGACAGTTTCCACGGTTTTTGGTGTTTTAGTTCCACTAGTGATGGGTTATTTTGCAATGCTGTATATGGGATACAGTAGTGTCGAATCGTTTGCAGGAGGTGTGGTTTTAACTGCAACGAGTATTGGGATTACTGTAAGAGTAATGATGGATTTAGGTGTGCTAAAAAGTGAAGTTGGTGCTGCATCGCTTAGTGCAAGTATTATGGATGATTTTTTAGGAATCATGCTGATTATATTTGCAGTAGGTAGCGGTAGTATTCTTGGACTTTTAGGAAAATTCGCAATTTTCTTTATAATTACGGGATTCCTCGCCATGAAATTTGTAAATAAATTCATCTCATTTTCAGAAAAACTCCATGTAGAAAAAGGAATACTGTCCCTTGCAATTGCAGTTATGTTTTTATTCTCGTTTTTAGCAGAGAATTGGTTTGAAGCTGCTATTGAAGGATCTTTTATGGCAGGGTTAGTCCTCTCAAGAACCCCTGAAGGTAAAAATTTAATTGAAGATGTAAAAACAATAGGCTACAGTATATTAATTCCATTATTCTTTGTGTATACAGGAGCTTCCCTTAATTTAACAATTTTTGGAGATTTTGATGCGCTTTACCTTGCTTTGGTACTAACTGCAATTGCAATTGTGAGTAAAGTTGTTGGAAGAGGATTTGGTGCCAGAATTATGGGATGGAACATGAAAAAATCGCTTCAAATGGGAATCGGATCAATTCCAAGAGCAGAAATTGCGTTAATCAACCTTATGGTTGCAATACATGCAGGAGTAATTTCCGAATCCAATGTTGGAAAATTCATTGCTGCGACAATGATATTTATCACGATATCGATTATTTCAACCCCCCCACTATTAAAATGGGCTTTTGCAGAGGAATCGGAAATTTAA
- a CDS encoding HPP family protein: MENLENALEKYHDIKLKHVIPPINTMPVVCCNDPIINVMELLRSRHHVWVINCKEEGSLLGVIKYLSVIDFLLPPDKHNLYIGSTRSALKSVIGGAKTAKEVMEKNALAISHNSTVLEALLKMKRYNIQILAVLDDDERLIGEISLKILIDKFLSLCLTQ, encoded by the coding sequence ATGGAAAATCTTGAAAATGCACTCGAAAAATATCATGACATTAAATTGAAACATGTAATACCGCCAATAAACACAATGCCTGTTGTTTGTTGTAATGACCCGATTATTAACGTAATGGAACTTTTACGATCAAGACATCACGTTTGGGTTATAAATTGCAAAGAAGAAGGTAGTTTGCTTGGCGTCATAAAATATTTAAGTGTTATAGATTTTTTATTGCCTCCGGACAAACATAATCTATACATTGGAAGTACTCGTTCAGCTTTGAAATCGGTAATCGGCGGTGCAAAAACTGCAAAAGAAGTTATGGAAAAAAATGCACTTGCAATCAGCCATAATTCAACGGTACTTGAAGCATTGTTAAAAATGAAAAGATATAATATCCAGATTTTAGCGGTGCTCGATGATGATGAAAGATTAATCGGCGAAATAAGTTTAAAAATACTGATTGACAAATTTTTGAGTCTTTGCTTAACTCAGTAA
- a CDS encoding 4Fe-4S binding protein: MAYVVKEDECIACGACVPSCPENAISEKDDGKAVIDPAKCTGCGDCADICPVACIKEE; the protein is encoded by the coding sequence ATGGCATATGTAGTAAAAGAAGATGAATGTATCGCATGTGGAGCTTGTGTTCCCTCATGCCCTGAAAACGCTATCTCAGAAAAAGATGATGGTAAAGCAGTTATTGACCCTGCTAAATGTACTGGCTGTGGCGATTGCGCTGATATTTGCCCTGTAGCATGCATTAAAGAAGAATAA
- a CDS encoding protein-L-isoaspartate O-methyltransferase has protein sequence MPLNEIIGVIGNLISKGYIQKQSVIDALMSVPRHKFIPKAMEEYAYIDSPLGIGCGQTISAIHMVGIMCEELDLDVGQNVLEVGTGSGYHAAVVSEIVGESGKVTTIERIPELFEKSKQVLSELGYENVEVVLGDGTKGYLENAPYDRIYVTASGPNVPIALFEQLNDGGIILAPVGSHFQTLMRYKKINGKIFKEKLLEVAFVPLIGENGF, from the coding sequence ATGCCTTTAAACGAAATTATTGGGGTTATTGGAAACTTAATTTCAAAAGGTTATATCCAAAAACAGAGCGTAATTGATGCATTAATGAGCGTTCCAAGGCACAAATTTATTCCTAAAGCCATGGAAGAATACGCATACATCGACAGCCCTTTAGGAATCGGATGCGGCCAGACAATTTCTGCAATACACATGGTTGGAATAATGTGTGAAGAACTCGATCTGGATGTGGGGCAGAATGTGCTTGAAGTTGGAACCGGTTCGGGGTATCATGCAGCAGTAGTTTCTGAAATTGTTGGTGAATCTGGAAAAGTTACAACGATAGAACGAATACCTGAACTTTTTGAAAAATCAAAGCAAGTACTCTCAGAACTTGGATACGAGAATGTTGAAGTGGTTTTGGGGGATGGTACAAAAGGATATTTGGAAAATGCACCATATGATCGGATATATGTTACTGCGTCTGGACCAAATGTTCCAATAGCACTTTTTGAACAGTTAAATGATGGTGGAATAATACTTGCACCTGTTGGAAGCCATTTTCAGACTTTAATGAGATACAAGAAAATAAATGGTAAAATATTCAAAGAAAAACTTCTGGAAGTTGCTTTTGTTCCATTAATCGGTGAAAATGGCTTTTGA
- a CDS encoding helix-turn-helix domain-containing protein produces the protein MNDLNEVISKNLKIIRKRKDLSLDALSNLTGVSKSMLGQIERGEVNPTISTILKISNGLKVSFTSLLKNEKPEIDLIHFEELTPVFEGECHKLYPIIPFDDENRFETYIVEIKPGHKYYSEGHVKGTEEIITVFEGELALKIGEIDYFLKKNDTIRFNANKSHVYENKGSKLTKLNLILHYE, from the coding sequence ATGAATGACTTAAACGAAGTAATTTCTAAAAATCTGAAAATTATTCGTAAAAGAAAAGATCTGAGTTTAGATGCTTTATCTAATTTAACTGGAGTAAGTAAAAGTATGCTCGGTCAAATAGAACGAGGGGAGGTAAACCCTACAATTTCAACAATTTTAAAGATTTCAAATGGATTAAAGGTTTCATTCACATCCCTTTTAAAGAATGAAAAACCAGAAATTGATCTGATACATTTTGAAGAGTTAACTCCGGTTTTTGAGGGGGAATGCCATAAACTCTATCCAATAATTCCATTTGACGATGAAAACAGATTTGAAACATATATTGTTGAAATAAAGCCTGGACACAAGTATTATTCAGAAGGACACGTAAAAGGAACCGAAGAGATTATAACTGTTTTTGAAGGTGAATTGGCACTTAAAATAGGTGAAATTGATTATTTCCTTAAAAAAAATGATACAATCAGGTTTAATGCGAATAAATCCCACGTTTATGAAAATAAGGGTTCAAAACTTACAAAATTAAATCTTATCCTTCATTACGAGTAA